Proteins encoded in a region of the Paenibacillus sp. E222 genome:
- a CDS encoding AraC family transcriptional regulator, whose protein sequence is MEAKHSTGSLFQEKLRLEDYGPRFYAYYYKQWDNYQMSYHDHDSTEIMYIISGMCRVDVQMPDGSSEQAVLKKGQFILLDAGVPHRLLVKDGVPCRMLNVEFGVASSEPGQPSIRQLALEEEEVHEFLTQASPYLVLPDPEEVYHIMKSLVLELDQRGLMEQGRPSAPMRVIPSEERSHHREARDLKSPEQGTLVRTLFIQLLVRVARLRGEINRSALDQTELELYVKRTIEFMHHNMDRNIQMKDIAAAVNLHPGYLHRIFRQHMQRTPTDYLTMLRMEKAKMLLQQTNIPISEISDYVGVGSRQYFHMLFKKYTGRTPVEFRSAMERHVSHYPLE, encoded by the coding sequence TTGGAAGCAAAACATTCGACAGGCAGTCTGTTTCAGGAGAAACTGCGCTTGGAGGACTATGGACCGCGTTTCTACGCGTATTATTACAAGCAATGGGACAACTACCAGATGTCCTATCACGATCATGATTCCACAGAGATCATGTACATTATTTCGGGAATGTGCAGGGTCGATGTACAGATGCCGGATGGCAGCTCAGAACAGGCAGTATTGAAAAAAGGGCAGTTCATTCTGCTGGACGCGGGGGTTCCGCACCGTCTGCTGGTGAAGGATGGGGTACCGTGCCGCATGCTGAATGTGGAGTTTGGAGTTGCCAGCTCGGAGCCAGGCCAGCCTTCTATTCGCCAGCTCGCGCTGGAAGAGGAGGAAGTCCATGAATTTCTAACACAAGCCTCGCCTTATCTGGTTTTGCCTGATCCCGAAGAGGTGTACCACATTATGAAAAGCCTGGTGCTGGAGCTGGATCAGCGTGGACTGATGGAGCAGGGACGACCATCTGCACCCATGCGAGTTATACCGTCGGAGGAACGCTCGCATCATCGCGAAGCACGTGATTTGAAGTCGCCTGAGCAAGGTACGTTGGTACGCACGCTGTTTATCCAACTGCTGGTTCGGGTTGCACGACTTCGCGGGGAAATCAACCGAAGTGCGCTGGATCAGACAGAGCTAGAGCTGTACGTAAAACGGACGATTGAATTCATGCATCACAATATGGATCGTAATATTCAAATGAAGGATATCGCAGCAGCGGTGAATCTGCATCCAGGCTATTTGCACCGTATTTTTCGCCAGCACATGCAGCGCACGCCTACCGATTATCTCACGATGCTGCGAATGGAAAAGGCGAAGATGCTGCTGCAGCAGACCAATATTCCAATCTCCGAAATTTCCGATTACGTGGGCGTGGGGAGCAGACAATATTTTCATATGTTATTCAAGAAATATACAGGCCGAACTCCGGTTGAATTCCGTTCCGCGATGGAGCGACATGTCAGTCATTATCCACTGGAATAA
- a CDS encoding histidine phosphatase family protein: MKTTFLLVRHALKEKRIGDVPLTSEGVVQAESTALHLANVPVTKIIASPLRRAINTAAHIALRTKITVTEDPRLRERANWGDLPEQTIEEFIAMWDRTTIDPDYLPPVGDSSKQAGERLASFLTELTSVEPPDSHIVIVTHGGLITDFLVNIFPEYELNVWHPAFIAMQSQLIPECSITTLIHENGKYTIQDFASVAHLK; encoded by the coding sequence ATGAAAACTACATTTTTACTTGTGAGGCATGCATTAAAAGAAAAGCGCATCGGTGATGTTCCCCTCACATCCGAGGGAGTAGTACAAGCTGAGTCAACGGCACTTCATTTGGCTAATGTACCTGTCACCAAAATCATTGCAAGCCCACTTCGAAGAGCGATCAATACTGCGGCGCATATTGCTCTCAGAACAAAAATTACAGTGACAGAAGACCCGCGTCTGCGGGAACGCGCCAACTGGGGTGACTTGCCTGAACAAACAATAGAAGAATTCATTGCCATGTGGGACCGAACCACAATTGATCCAGACTACCTCCCACCCGTGGGTGATTCCTCTAAGCAGGCAGGCGAACGTTTGGCCTCTTTCCTAACGGAATTGACAAGTGTAGAGCCACCTGATAGCCATATCGTTATCGTTACTCATGGCGGGTTAATTACAGATTTTCTGGTAAACATCTTTCCAGAGTATGAACTTAACGTCTGGCATCCTGCTTTTATCGCTATGCAAAGTCAACTGATTCCCGAATGCTCCATCACCACATTGATTCATGAAAACGGGAAATACACCATTCAAGATTTTGCATCCGTAGCTCATTTGAAATGA
- a CDS encoding alpha-glucosidase/alpha-galactosidase: MSFKVAFIGAGSIGFTRGLLRDLLAVPEFNNIEIAFCDINQHNLDMVTELCQRDIRENGLNIQIQPTTDRREALKDAKYVLCTIRVGGLEAFATDVDIPLKYGVDQCVGDTLCAGGIMYGQRGIAEMLDICKDIREQSAPDVLLLNYSNPMAMLTWACNKYGGVRTIGLCHGVQHGHHQIAEAFGLKMNEVDIVCAGINHQTWYIKASHEGKDLTGDLLEAFEKHPEYSRTEKVRIDMLRRFGYYSTESNGHLSEYVPWYRKRPEEIKDWIDLDSWINGETGGYLRVCTEGRNWFETDFPNWMKDEPMQFAPEKRGGEHGSYIIEGLETGRVYRGHFNTVNNGVISNLPDDAIIEAPGYVDRNGISMPHVGDLPLGPAAVCNVSISVQRLAVEAAVHGDDKLLRQAFMMDPLVGAVCNPKEIWQMVDEMLVAQAEWLPQYGDAIAAAEARLAAGNLIPTKEYEGAARLKVKTVEEMQKDRDAANKNAGESDKGKDREKVQQ; the protein is encoded by the coding sequence ATGTCGTTTAAAGTGGCATTTATCGGGGCGGGCAGTATCGGATTTACACGGGGGTTGTTGCGTGATTTGCTCGCGGTACCTGAATTCAACAATATTGAGATTGCGTTCTGTGATATCAATCAGCACAATCTGGACATGGTTACCGAGCTGTGTCAGCGCGATATTCGCGAGAATGGACTGAATATTCAGATTCAGCCGACAACGGACCGTAGAGAAGCGCTCAAGGACGCGAAGTATGTACTGTGTACAATCCGTGTGGGCGGGTTGGAAGCTTTTGCAACCGATGTGGATATTCCGCTCAAATATGGGGTGGATCAATGTGTCGGCGATACGTTGTGTGCAGGTGGGATTATGTACGGCCAGCGCGGAATTGCTGAGATGCTCGACATCTGTAAGGATATTCGTGAGCAAAGCGCACCGGATGTGCTGCTCCTCAATTATTCCAACCCAATGGCTATGCTGACATGGGCCTGCAACAAGTATGGCGGTGTTCGCACGATTGGACTATGTCACGGGGTACAGCATGGTCATCACCAGATTGCGGAAGCATTTGGACTGAAAATGAATGAAGTGGATATCGTATGTGCAGGAATTAATCATCAGACCTGGTACATCAAGGCATCCCATGAAGGGAAAGACCTTACGGGTGATTTGCTCGAAGCCTTCGAGAAACATCCAGAGTATAGCCGTACCGAGAAAGTGCGGATTGATATGCTGCGCCGATTTGGTTATTACAGTACGGAATCGAATGGTCACCTTAGTGAATATGTACCTTGGTACCGCAAACGTCCGGAAGAGATCAAGGACTGGATTGATCTGGACAGCTGGATTAACGGCGAGACGGGCGGGTATCTGCGTGTGTGTACAGAGGGCAGAAATTGGTTTGAGACTGATTTCCCGAACTGGATGAAGGATGAACCGATGCAATTTGCCCCGGAAAAACGGGGCGGAGAACATGGTTCCTACATTATAGAAGGGTTGGAGACGGGACGCGTGTACCGCGGACACTTCAATACCGTCAATAACGGTGTGATCTCCAATCTGCCTGATGATGCGATTATCGAAGCACCGGGATATGTGGACCGCAACGGCATTTCGATGCCACATGTAGGTGACCTGCCGCTCGGCCCGGCTGCCGTGTGTAATGTGAGCATTTCCGTACAACGACTTGCGGTGGAAGCTGCGGTACATGGTGACGACAAACTATTGCGTCAGGCGTTCATGATGGACCCACTCGTGGGTGCGGTATGTAATCCAAAAGAGATCTGGCAAATGGTCGACGAGATGCTGGTCGCTCAAGCCGAATGGTTGCCGCAATATGGTGACGCCATTGCTGCGGCAGAAGCAAGACTGGCTGCAGGCAACCTGATTCCTACGAAGGAATATGAAGGTGCTGCACGTCTCAAAGTGAAAACCGTTGAGGAGATGCAGAAGGATCGCGATGCCGCCAACAAAAATGCGGGTGAA